In Papio anubis isolate 15944 chromosome 20, Panubis1.0, whole genome shotgun sequence, a single window of DNA contains:
- the TARM1 gene encoding LOW QUALITY PROTEIN: T-cell-interacting, activating receptor on myeloid cells protein 1 (The sequence of the model RefSeq protein was modified relative to this genomic sequence to represent the inferred CDS: deleted 1 base in 1 codon) has translation MISKLLSLLCFRLCMGQGDTRGDGSLPKPSLSAWPSSVVPADSNVTLRCWTPTRGMSFVLRKGGIILESPKPLDSTEGPAEFHLKNLKIRNAGEYTCEYHRKASPHIPSQRSDVLLLLVTGHLSKPFLQTHQRGTVTAGGRVTLQCRQPNQLFLPIMFALLKAGTSSAIQLRSPAGKETDFTLEDVTAGNAGNYSCVYYQTKSPFWASERSDWLEILVTVPPGTTSSNYTLGNFIRLGLAAMILVIMGAFLVEAWHSRKVSPGGSSETFKPE, from the exons GACTGTGCATGGGCCAAGGAGACACAAGGGGAGATG GGTCACTGCCCAAGCCGTCCCTCAGTGCCTGGCCCAGCTCGGTGGTCCCTGCCGACAGCAATGTGACGCTGCGATGCTGGACGCCTACCAGAGGCATGAGCTTTGTTCTCAGGAAGGGAGGAATTATTCTGGAGTCTCCGAAGCCCCTTGATTCAACAGAGGGCCCGGCCGAATTTCACCTCAAGAATCTAAAAATCAGAAATGCTGGCGAGTACACCTGCGAATACCACAGAAAAGCGTCCCCCCACATCCCTTCGCAGCGCAGTGACGTCCTTCTGCTGTTGGTGACAG GACATTTATCTAAACCTTTCCTCCAAACCCACCAAAGGGGTACGGTGACCGCAGGTGGAAGGGTGACTCTGCAGTGCCGGCAGCCAAACCAACTGTTTCTGCCTATCATGTTTGCTCTACTGAAGGCAGGGACGTCATCTGCCATCCAGCTGAGGAGTCCAGCGGGGAAGGAGACGGACTTCACCCTGGAGGACGTGACAGCCGGCAACGCTGGGAACTACAGCTGCGTGTACTACCAGACAAAGTCTCCCTTCTGGGCCTCAGAACGCAGTGATTGGCTTGAGATATTGGTGACAG TTCCCCCAGGTACCACGTCAAGCAACTACACCCTGGGTAATTTCATACGACTGGGTTTGGCTGCCATGATTTTGGTTATCATGGGAGCTTTCCTGGTGGAGGCCTGGCACAGCAGAAAGGTGTCTCCAGGTGGATCT TCAGAGACCttcaaaccagagtga